Part of the Salvelinus namaycush isolate Seneca chromosome 25, SaNama_1.0, whole genome shotgun sequence genome is shown below.
TACCAAAATCTCACCTCGATCATGTTGCCAAGACACTCTTCTTCACCGTGCTGGCAGGTGAATTGATACTTCTTCCCATCAAAAGATTCCTGTAGTGAGACAAACAGAAATTACTTTGACTAAACACAACATTCCTCAACTCCATTCACTGATAACGACATCCAAGTATTATATCCAAACTCAAAGCAAGATTCATGAGATGAGAGTCATCGTCTCTAGCCTAGTGTACTTACTCCTGCATTTCCATAGGGCACCAGCGTGACACTCATGGCGTCCTGCAGCATGGTCCATGTGGGTAAGAGCTGTGAGGTGAGGAAGTAGCGGCATGCTGGGCACAGAGACTCATAATACAGCTCCACCTGAACTGACTGCTCCAGCGTGTTGGCCTTGGTGGCATTGGTTTCCAGGCACTGCTTCAGAACCTGCCATAATAAAAGTAAAGACTCAACTGATAACCTGTTTCTTGTGCTGTGTATTTTTGTTGCCTTTACAGTAAAGCCGTACAagttaacaaacacacacagtatggtTGCATTTTTAGGCCTAAATAGGGTCTATATGTCAAGCAGAATCTGTAGAGACAATTATGGGTGTTGATATTATATTTTAATATTATTTTTAATGTACAAACATACATTTTTCTCATTCTCTTCCTCATTCTCTACTGAAGTAAAAGTTGGGCAATTCCACAGCAACGGAATTATGCTGAGACTCCAATTTATCACTTTAAAatatatgccaaacaaaaaccattgactTCAAAGTTTCATCAACccaactctatgcacaatgaaAACTTTGAACAAGATACATAACAACAAAAATCTCGCAGttttattctgttaccaaacgtTGTATCTGCACAGTTAttcctgtaaatgtgtttttgtaaaatgttctgtgAAAATTGTTAAAATgagtcattgtgcatagagttgtatggtttgttaaactttgaaatcaatggtttttgtttggtatTTTGTCTTggcgtaattccgttaccaagGAATTGCCCAGTTGCCTCCTCAGTGGTGATCGGAGATCACTTTCCCCTGACCAatcaaaacacacaaaaacaaatcTAAGATACAGGCTACGAAGATATCGTTCTCACCCGTTGTAACTTGTAGTCCAATTACAGCGATACAACCACAACACACAGTTTAAGTCAATGTGTTACCAAAACATTGCATACATTTAATTACGACAAGAAACTCGTCAAGTGAACTTATTTTACCCCACATTCGATGGCTGAGTCCAAAGAGGTACACCACTGCGATGGAGAATATGAGCAAGACTTGCAATCTACATTTGACCAGGTGGTCAAAAGTGTAAACAGAATAATACCCTTCATCTTCCCTTCAGCACAAGACGACAGACACTGGCCACAGTCAGTAAATCTACTCTATATATAGTGATTCAAATTATATCACGGTACCCTCTAGCTAAGTAAATATATTTTCGATTTTACGATTTGTTCTCAGTCATGTGACCACTAACAGCGTCACTAAACGCCGGCAAAGTTTGCGTTACATTGTATCATATCACGAGTTGGGATTGTCTTGATATTGATTATATTGTCACGATTTGTTATCTACCTGGAGGtatttgtttaactttgtttcaTCCAACTCTTATTGGTGTTTATTGTGGCAAAGCAGATATTCATTATGATGCATAATGTATTGTCAAGCACGTATGCCCtgttataatgtattataataGTCTCTTATCCTGACTATACCCTACTACTTAAAGCCTACCAGACATTCTGAAAAAAGTTTAAAAGTGGATACTGTACGTAGAGACATAACATTTTATAAGCCTTATTATAAACCGGGtgtttcgagccctgaatgctgattggctgaaagccgttgTATTTTGGACCATATACCAGGGGTAcgacaaaatatatatttttactagtctaattacattggtaaccagtttttaatttaaaaaaataaggcacctctggggtttgtggtatatggccattataccacggctaagggctgtatccaggcactctgataagaacagctcttagcctggtatattggccatataccacacctcctcgggagGCTTAATTATAATACATTTGATAATATATTACAAAGGCTGATGCTCATACATGTACATGCTTATTATAATAAGTTATAAAGCATGATACATGCAGGCTTTAACCAGATAGATATTGTTCTTGATAGGCAGTGTTTAGACAGACACCCAAttcagatttatttattttaacaatcacatcagatcttttcccgtcagatctttttcagagctgatctgattggtcaaaagaccaattagtggggggAAAAAATCTGTCTTGGGCTGCTTGTCTAAACACAGCCATATTCACATCAAGGCACCCTTTACATTGCTACATTACTGTAAGGGGCTGATGTGGAAAGAGCTTGAGATGTAGAGGTAAGAGCAGGGGCAGATTACCCATCTGGCAATTATGGCAAATGCCAGAAGGGCTGGGCTATTTTTTAGTTGGATGGGCTGGTCGAAAttgacacacacaaaaaaactattctatcaaaataaaacaatgagaaaGGTGACATGGCCGGCGGCCCATGGGCCTGTTAAGATTTTTTTAAACTATTATTATTTTTGCGCAATTTGTCTGTTATACTAGTCTATAATGAGCCTTTGGCTTATCAGTGGGCAACGGCCGGCCCCGCTACCAAGATGGTCAGCCCGGTTTTCTGATATGCTGAGTTGAGGTCGCACAAACTCACATTCAAAGTAAAACGCAGCATCATGAAAGAGATCTGCTCCAACTCTGTCATCAGTTAGACAGCAAAGATCATGGAACGGAAAAAACTTAAAAGGTGCCTATAAATGTAGAAAGAGCATATTCTACATTGTCACCTCACTCAAAACTTCCTATTTTTGGGCGgctaaaaccatgatttggtcaGACTGTGAAGTG
Proteins encoded:
- the LOC120019995 gene encoding gamma-interferon-inducible lysosomal thiol reductase-like, which translates into the protein MKGIILFTLLTTWSNVDCKSCSYSPSQWCTSLDSAIECGVLKQCLETNATKANTLEQSVQVELYYESLCPACRYFLTSQLLPTWTMLQDAMSVTLVPYGNAGESFDGKKYQFTCQHGEEECLGNMIETCILNVTGSNAFQIIYCMEASTDVVKAGEKCVELYDPNTKWENIMTCVKGDQGNQLMHQNAVKTGALKPTHNYVPWIVINGEHTEELQDKAMSSLFTLICSMYKGSKPEACSTALMKRHRSYSYHDE